The sequence below is a genomic window from Nitrospirota bacterium.
CATGAAGCTGAGTTGGAATTGTGGCAGGCCATAGATTATTATGAATCCAGATGCACAGGATTAGGATTGGATCTTGAACGGGAGATAAGCCGAATATTTGTTAACATTCAGGAAGCACCAAATAGATGGCCCATAAAACAACATGACACCAGATACCGATTACTTAATAGATTCCCTTATGCTGTTTACTATTTGGAACTTCAGGATGTTATATGGATAGTTGCTGTGGCACACACCAGCCGCAGACCCTATTACTGGCGTAATCGCATAAAACTATTACCCTCATCAGGCGAATAGACACAGATGGCGGTATTTTTAGAACCCCCAATACTTAGCTTCCATGCCTATGAAAACCAAATCAGTTTAAGTTTATTAAAATAAATTTTCCATCCAAAGGAGGTTGTGGTTGTGGAGTCAGCGTCAAGGATATTTCCGGTTGCAGAATTTATTCGACCGTCTGAGGGTCAGCCGGTCAGATCAGTGGTATTGGAAACGGAGGAGTCGGTAATCATCGTCTGGCATGTTCTTCCGGGGCAGGAAATAGCGGCTCATGTTCACCCGAATGGTCAGGATACATGGATGGTTATCTCAGGTACAGCAGGGTATTATATGGGGGATGGCATAGTTATGCATCTAAAGGCCGGAGAAATTGCAGTAGCCAAACACGGACAGGTGCATGGGGCCATTAATACCGGCCCGGAGCCATTTGTATTTGTCTCTGTTGTTGCATCAGGCAACGCAGGTTATGTATTGGCTGATAAATAGAGTTCCTTAGACGGGGCTTGTATGAGAGTGCTTATCAGGGAAATAAAGGTTAAATCCATTCTGAGCAAATCCGGGATTCCCGGTTTTGATTACTGTATCAATCCTTATGCCGGTTGTTATCATGGCTGCAAATACTGTTATGCAACTTTTATGAAAAGGTTTACAGGACATACTGAAGAGTGGGGGAGTTTTGTAGATGTGAAGATGAATGCACCTGAGATACTGCAAAGAGAGCTTAGAAGAAAAGAGAAGGGCAGGGTCATCATAAGTTCGGTAACAGATGCCTATCAGCCTGTTGAAGGGAAATATAAGATTACAAGACAGTGCCTTGAGGTTTTATCAGAACATCAGTATGAAGTGGATATACTCACTAAATCACCGCTTGTCATAAGGGATATGGATGTATTAAAGAGATTCAGGGATATTGATGTGGGGATCACCATTACCACAGATGATGACAAGATTAGAAAAATTTTTGAACCGAATGCCCCGCCTATAAACTCCAGGATTAATGCACTTAAAAGACTGCATGATAATGGTATAAAGACTTATGTCTTCATAGGCCCTGTGCTCCCGATGAATCCCGATGCACTTTTAGAGAAGATAGTCCCTTTTGCCGGTAGTGTTCTGATTGATAGGATGAACTATACATCAAAGACGGTAAATATATACAGGAGTATGAATCTCAGCAGATGGCTGGACAGGGGTTTTACAGATAACATTATTCAGAGGCTGAAAAGCGGTTTTGCCGCCTGAGAAAAAAACAGTTTATGGTTAACCCGAGAGATGAAAAAGAGGCATGTCCTGTTTGTGAAAACCCTATTAAGGATTGCATTTGTTGTCCTGAGTGCGGTCATGTATGTCCTCTTGACCTGGGAGAGCCTTATTGTCCGTTCTGTAGCCCGGTGAAGCCTGAATAGCTTAACCCCATCATCTTTCCTATCCCTATAAAAAAAGGGGGCTGGCCCGATACATCAACCAGCCCCTGAAACCGGGATACTTACATTACTTACAATTACACTCTGATGACTTCTTGTTGCATCCGGAACAGACACCATTTTTGATGTCACGTCCGCAGACTTTACAGGGTGAACAACCACATGACTGACACATGCTCCCACCCCCCTTCTAAAAGATATTAATGTTGAACATTCTACCCTCTGACTATCGGGGCGTCAACAGTGTGCACCTTGACACTACCTGTTTGCTTTGTCAATATAAACCGACATAATTAAAAAAGGAGAATTTACTATGCGCTCAGGTAAAAAGGTTTCCAATCTGAAAAGCGAACCAATTGTGATTAGTGCTGATAATGTGAAGGAATCTATCTCAAGGCACCTCCATTATACACTCGGCAAGGATATATACTCAGCGACAAAAAGGGACTGGTTCTCAGCGGTGGTATACACTGTCAGGGATTATCTTATGGAGAAGTGGCTTGAGACACATAGGGCTTACCACTATGAGGATGCGAAACGTGTATATTATCTCTCAATGGAATTTTTAATCGGCAAGACGCTTGCCAACAGCCTGATTAATACCGGGATGGAAGAGGAGATAAGAAAAGTTCTGAAGGAACTTGGGATTGAACTCCATGAGGTATTTGATGTGGAGGAAGAGGCCGGGCTTGGTAACGGCGGCCTCGGCAGGCTCGCCGCGTGTTTTCTTGATTCAATGGCAACGATGGGTATACCGGGATATGGCTATGGGATCAGGTTTGAGTACGGCATGTTCAGCCAGAGGATAAAGGACTTCCAGCAGATAGAGCACCCGGATAACTGGCTCAGGTACGGTAACCCGTGGGAGTTTCCAAGACCGGAGTTTCTTTATACTGTAAAGTTCTATGGTAATGTTCGTGAGTTCATTGATGAGAGCGGAAATACCCACCATGATTGGGGGGATTGTGAAGAGGTGATGGCAATGGCGTATGACATCCCTGTTCCCGGCTTCCAGTGCAAGTCTGTAAACAACCTGAGGCTATGGACTGCCAAATCGAGCCGTGACTTTGATCTGGAGTATTTCAATCACGGGAATTACATCAAAGCAGTAGAGCAGAAGAACAATGCTGAGAATATCTCAAAGATACTGTATCCTGACGATACCTCGCTTGAGGGAAAGGAGCTTCGTCTGAGGCAGGAATACTTTCTGGTATCTGCAACCCTGCAGGACATATTCAGGAGATATAAGAATCACCATAGTTCGTTTGACGAATTCCCGGATAAGATTGCCATTCAACTGAATGATACACATCCCTCCCTTGCTGTGGCTGAACTGATGAGACTGCTTGTAGATATTGAAGGGGTTGCATGGGATAAGGCATGGGATATAACCCGAAGAACGGTAAATTACACGAATCACACGGTGCTTCCTGAGGCCCTTGAGACATGGTCAGCCTCTTTTATGGAGAAACTCCTGCCGCGGCATATCAGGATAATCTATGAGATAAATCACAGGTTCCTGAAAGATGTTTACCATAAATACCCCGGTGATATAGATCGCATGAAGAGAATGTCTGTCATAGATGAGGCTGGAGAGAAGAGGGTGAGGATGGCCAATCTTGCAATAATCGGAAGCAATAAGGTAAACGGAGTTGCCGCTATCCATACAGAGATCCTGAAAAATGATATATTCCGGGACTTCCATGAGTTCTATCCCGGTAAATTTACAAACAAGACCAATGGGATAAGCCAGCGGGTCTGGCTCAGGAAGATAAACAAGGAACTATCCGGACTGATAAGCGCAAGCATAGGCGATAAATGGATAACAGACCTGTTCGAGCTTAAAAAACTTCTCCCTTATGCAGATGATGCCGGGTTCAGGGAGGAGTGGAGGAGGATCAAGAGGAAGAACAAGGAGGCATTGGCCTCAGCAATCCTTGATATGGCAGGCGTTACGGTCAGTCCTGATTCTGTTTTTGATGTCCATGTAAAGAGGATTCATGAATACAAGAGACAGCTTTTAAATATCCTTCATGTCATCACATTATATAACAGGCTGAAGGCATCTTCAGACGGCAATATTGTCCCACGGACGTTTATCTACAGCGGCAAGGCAGCCCCGGGCTACAAGACTGCCAAGGATATAATCGCCCTTATTAATTCAGTAGCAGATATTATCAATAACGACCCTTCAATAGAAGGCCGTCTTAAAGTAGTCTTCCTCCCGAACTATAATGTCTCCCTTGCAGAGAAGATTATCCCTGCTGCTGATGTGTCAGAGCAGATATCCACTGCCGGGACAGAGGCATCCGGTACAGGGTGCATGAAGCTCGCCCTTAATGGTGCATTAACCGTATGTACACTTGATGGCGCCAACATAGAGATGAAAGAGGAGATAGGTGATGAAAACATATTCGTCTTCGGCCTTCATGCCGGAGAGGTAGAAAACCTGAAAAGAACCGGGTACAGTCCATATTCATATTATCAGTCTAATCCGGAACTGGCCCGTGCTATTGACATGATTACCAATGGCTTCTTCTCCCCCTGGTGCAGAGAAAGATTCCAAGGGTTATCAAGTATCCTCCGTGAGACGGATAACTACATGGTACTTGCTGATTATGCTGATTACGTCAATTGTCAGGAAAAGGTATCCTCTGTTTACCTTGACCCCGAAGACTGGACAAGGAAATCCATAATAAACGTAGCCAGCATGGGCAAATTCTCCAGTGACAGGACGATAAAGGAGTATGCGGGGGATATATGGGGGGTCAATGCAGGAGATTTACAGTGCTGAGATAGGTTTCGCAGTGTATTACGACACCGCAATTCTCTCCCTTG
It includes:
- a CDS encoding type II toxin-antitoxin system RelE/ParE family toxin — protein: MKNIIIHHEAELELWQAIDYYESRCTGLGLDLEREISRIFVNIQEAPNRWPIKQHDTRYRLLNRFPYAVYYLELQDVIWIVAVAHTSRRPYYWRNRIKLLPSSGE
- a CDS encoding glycogen/starch/alpha-glucan phosphorylase; this translates as MRSGKKVSNLKSEPIVISADNVKESISRHLHYTLGKDIYSATKRDWFSAVVYTVRDYLMEKWLETHRAYHYEDAKRVYYLSMEFLIGKTLANSLINTGMEEEIRKVLKELGIELHEVFDVEEEAGLGNGGLGRLAACFLDSMATMGIPGYGYGIRFEYGMFSQRIKDFQQIEHPDNWLRYGNPWEFPRPEFLYTVKFYGNVREFIDESGNTHHDWGDCEEVMAMAYDIPVPGFQCKSVNNLRLWTAKSSRDFDLEYFNHGNYIKAVEQKNNAENISKILYPDDTSLEGKELRLRQEYFLVSATLQDIFRRYKNHHSSFDEFPDKIAIQLNDTHPSLAVAELMRLLVDIEGVAWDKAWDITRRTVNYTNHTVLPEALETWSASFMEKLLPRHIRIIYEINHRFLKDVYHKYPGDIDRMKRMSVIDEAGEKRVRMANLAIIGSNKVNGVAAIHTEILKNDIFRDFHEFYPGKFTNKTNGISQRVWLRKINKELSGLISASIGDKWITDLFELKKLLPYADDAGFREEWRRIKRKNKEALASAILDMAGVTVSPDSVFDVHVKRIHEYKRQLLNILHVITLYNRLKASSDGNIVPRTFIYSGKAAPGYKTAKDIIALINSVADIINNDPSIEGRLKVVFLPNYNVSLAEKIIPAADVSEQISTAGTEASGTGCMKLALNGALTVCTLDGANIEMKEEIGDENIFVFGLHAGEVENLKRTGYSPYSYYQSNPELARAIDMITNGFFSPWCRERFQGLSSILRETDNYMVLADYADYVNCQEKVSSVYLDPEDWTRKSIINVASMGKFSSDRTIKEYAGDIWGVNAGDLQC
- a CDS encoding DUF5131 family protein, whose protein sequence is MRVLIREIKVKSILSKSGIPGFDYCINPYAGCYHGCKYCYATFMKRFTGHTEEWGSFVDVKMNAPEILQRELRRKEKGRVIISSVTDAYQPVEGKYKITRQCLEVLSEHQYEVDILTKSPLVIRDMDVLKRFRDIDVGITITTDDDKIRKIFEPNAPPINSRINALKRLHDNGIKTYVFIGPVLPMNPDALLEKIVPFAGSVLIDRMNYTSKTVNIYRSMNLSRWLDRGFTDNIIQRLKSGFAA
- a CDS encoding cupin domain-containing protein; this encodes MVVESASRIFPVAEFIRPSEGQPVRSVVLETEESVIIVWHVLPGQEIAAHVHPNGQDTWMVISGTAGYYMGDGIVMHLKAGEIAVAKHGQVHGAINTGPEPFVFVSVVASGNAGYVLADK